A part of Mesoplodon densirostris isolate mMesDen1 chromosome 10, mMesDen1 primary haplotype, whole genome shotgun sequence genomic DNA contains:
- the ANKRD66 gene encoding ankyrin repeat domain-containing protein 66 → MELTKLADMTKLHQAVAAGDYNSVKKILKKGFCDPNYKDVDWNDRTPLHWAAIKGHMEVLQLLIEHGARPCLVTDVGWTPAHFAAESGHLNVLKTLHALHAAIDAPDFFGDTPKRIAQIYGQKACVAFLEQAEPQCRDHREATKQKGLQLDQRDEDWDSKKRELELSLPSSKQNTNKKKNKTRGPTRLSNTKERRV, encoded by the exons ATGGAATTGACCAAACTGGCCGACATGACAAAACTCCACCAAGCTGTAGCTGCTGGGGATTACAATTCAgtgaaaaagattttgaagaaaggtTTCTGTGACCCAAACTACAAGGATGTGGACTGGAATGACCGAACCCCACTTCACTGGGCTGCAATCAAGG GACACATGGAGGTGCTGCAGCTCCTGATAGAGCACGGGGCCAGGCCCTGCCTGGTAACTGATGTGGGCTGGACCCCCGCTCATTTCGCAGCTGAATCGGGCCATCTGAACGTGCTCAAAACTCTCCATGCCCTGCACGCTGCCATCGACGCCCCTGACTTCTTTGGAGACACACCAAAGAGGATTGCACAGATCTATGGGCAGAAAGCCTGTGTAGCATTCCTGGAGCA GGCTGAGCCCCAGTGCCGGGACCACCGCGAGGCCACCAAGCAGAAGGGGTTGCAGCTTGATCAGCGGGATGAAGACTGGGATTCCAAGAAGAGGGAGTTGGAGCTGTCACTTCCTTCCTCAAAGCAAAAcactaataagaaaaagaataagactCGAGGCCCCACCAGGCTCAGCAATACCAAGGAGAGGAGAGTGTGA